The Azotosporobacter soli genome window below encodes:
- the tgt gene encoding tRNA guanosine(34) transglycosylase Tgt — protein MAAIRYELEKQCSITGARAGKIHTPHGTFETPIFMPVGTQATVKTVAPEELKTMGAGIILSNTYHLFLRPGHNLIKEAGGLHSFMNWDRAILTDSGGFQVFSLGPLRKISEEGVAFRSHIDGSKQFLSPEIAMEIQMALGSDIAMAFDECVPYPADHQYAKQSTERTTRWAERCKIANKRTADQGVFGIIQGGMYKDLRDMSVRDLVSLDFPGYAVGGLSVGEPKPLMYEMLEHTVHQLPARKPRYLMGVGTPDCLVEGVMHGIDMFDCVFPTRVARNGTVMTRQGRLVVRNAAYERDFRPIEENCDCYTCRNYTRAYLRHLFKADEIFGLRLATIHNLHFLISFMRDMRQSIMENRFVAFREEFLAGYSPKDKGFM, from the coding sequence ATGGCTGCAATACGCTATGAGTTAGAAAAACAATGTTCAATCACCGGTGCGCGCGCCGGTAAAATCCACACGCCGCATGGCACGTTTGAGACTCCGATTTTCATGCCGGTTGGAACGCAGGCCACCGTGAAGACGGTAGCGCCGGAAGAGCTCAAAACCATGGGTGCCGGCATTATTTTGAGCAATACCTATCATTTATTTTTGCGTCCGGGACACAACCTGATAAAAGAAGCCGGAGGGCTACATTCTTTTATGAACTGGGACCGTGCTATTTTGACCGACAGCGGCGGATTTCAAGTGTTCAGTCTGGGGCCGCTTAGAAAAATCAGCGAAGAGGGGGTCGCTTTTCGTTCGCATATTGACGGTTCCAAACAGTTTTTGTCGCCGGAAATAGCGATGGAAATTCAGATGGCATTAGGTTCTGATATTGCGATGGCATTCGATGAATGCGTCCCCTATCCAGCTGACCACCAATATGCAAAGCAGTCGACCGAACGGACAACGCGCTGGGCAGAACGTTGTAAAATCGCTAACAAACGCACTGCAGACCAAGGTGTGTTCGGCATCATTCAAGGCGGCATGTATAAGGATCTACGGGATATGAGCGTGCGTGATCTTGTTTCATTGGATTTTCCTGGATATGCGGTCGGCGGTCTGAGCGTCGGCGAGCCGAAACCTTTAATGTATGAAATGCTTGAGCATACGGTACATCAATTGCCAGCTCGCAAACCACGCTATCTGATGGGCGTAGGCACGCCGGACTGTCTGGTTGAAGGCGTCATGCACGGCATCGACATGTTTGACTGCGTGTTTCCGACCCGCGTGGCAAGAAACGGCACTGTCATGACGCGGCAGGGACGTCTGGTCGTACGCAATGCGGCATATGAACGGGATTTTCGTCCGATTGAGGAAAATTGCGATTGCTATACCTGTCGCAATTATACACGTGCGTATCTGCGCCACCTATTTAAAGCGGATGAAATTTTCGGACTCCGTCTGGCAACAATCCATAACTTGCATTTTCTGATTTCATTTATGCGTGACATGCGACAGTCAATCATGGAAAATCGCTTCGTAGCGTTCCGCGAAGAATTTTTAGCGGGCTATAGCCCAAAAGATAAAGGATTTATGTAG
- the yajC gene encoding preprotein translocase subunit YajC: MENLMSPENIQVLAGYGPIILMALVFYFLLWRPQKKQQQQRNEMLASLKKGDRVITTGGIFGTINVITPKTITLKIAERVEIEVLRSAIHGLQNADEK, from the coding sequence ATGGAAAATTTGATGTCACCGGAAAACATACAGGTATTGGCAGGGTACGGCCCGATCATCCTAATGGCATTGGTCTTTTATTTTTTGCTTTGGAGACCACAAAAGAAACAGCAGCAGCAACGCAATGAAATGCTGGCCAGTCTAAAAAAAGGGGATCGTGTCATCACTACAGGAGGAATTTTCGGCACAATCAACGTAATCACACCGAAAACCATTACGCTAAAGATTGCCGAGAGAGTCGAAATCGAGGTGCTGCGCAGCGCCATTCATGGTCTGCAAAACGCTGATGAAAAATAA
- a CDS encoding 5-formyltetrahydrofolate cyclo-ligase, with protein MVCKTLMKNKFSLDEKSQLRRCLLLERKAMIAMEKEKGSEKISQQLVSWPFFTQAKSLLLYLAMDSEPSIDVVMQAAFARGKQVAVPQILPGEGLMTAVSWQPTLTLEQGRFGIRQVFAADRKPVSEAEIDLVIVPCLALDRKGYRLGMGGGYYDRFLPKFPGTAVFVGVCWQRQLQTALPVEEHDQRLHYVLTEEEFFKVVVQDGN; from the coding sequence ATGGTCTGCAAAACGCTGATGAAAAATAAGTTTTCGCTTGATGAAAAATCACAGTTGCGTCGATGTTTGCTTTTGGAACGAAAAGCGATGATTGCTATGGAGAAAGAAAAGGGCAGTGAAAAAATCAGCCAGCAGCTTGTCTCTTGGCCATTCTTTACACAGGCTAAGAGCCTGCTGCTGTATCTGGCAATGGATTCCGAACCGAGTATTGATGTGGTAATGCAAGCGGCTTTTGCACGGGGTAAACAGGTAGCTGTACCGCAAATACTGCCAGGGGAAGGTCTGATGACAGCTGTAAGCTGGCAGCCAACGCTGACGCTTGAGCAGGGACGTTTTGGAATCCGACAGGTTTTTGCTGCTGATCGTAAACCGGTTTCAGAGGCTGAAATTGATCTGGTTATAGTGCCCTGTTTGGCGTTGGATAGAAAAGGATATCGTCTCGGCATGGGCGGCGGTTACTACGACCGCTTTCTGCCAAAATTTCCTGGGACTGCGGTATTTGTAGGCGTTTGTTGGCAACGACAGTTGCAGACGGCATTGCCGGTGGAGGAACACGATCAGCGACTTCATTATGTCTTGACGGAAGAAGAATTTTTTAAGGTTGTTGTGCAAGATGGAAATTAA
- a CDS encoding PP2C family protein-serine/threonine phosphatase, translated as MEIKIGIAKTNKYAVAISGDSVEVTERPQGGVSVILADGQGSGRSAQLASRMVVAKAAVLIAEGVRDGAVARTVHDYLYMFKDGKVSATLTLMSVDLDSQTLVFCRNSNCPVIIKQNHGIDVYDEEVASIGVHKRMKPLTVQLPLEEGLIAVTYTDGIQHSGRRRGNEITQTQLLKLIEKTKAEDVDALAQAILDQALLLDQNMPGDDMTVVVVGICQKERQDLSVRRMVFSLPC; from the coding sequence ATGGAAATTAAAATTGGCATAGCTAAAACCAATAAATACGCCGTAGCTATCAGCGGCGACAGTGTGGAAGTGACCGAGCGACCGCAAGGGGGCGTATCGGTGATCTTAGCGGACGGACAAGGGAGTGGGCGAAGCGCGCAACTGGCTAGCCGCATGGTTGTTGCCAAGGCGGCGGTCCTGATTGCCGAAGGCGTACGTGACGGCGCAGTAGCTAGGACAGTGCATGATTATCTGTATATGTTCAAAGATGGGAAAGTTTCGGCAACCTTAACATTGATGAGTGTTGATTTGGATTCGCAAACGTTGGTGTTTTGCCGGAATTCTAATTGTCCGGTTATCATAAAACAGAATCACGGCATTGACGTATACGATGAAGAGGTTGCCTCTATTGGCGTGCACAAAAGGATGAAGCCGTTAACTGTCCAATTGCCGCTCGAAGAAGGGCTCATCGCGGTCACTTATACGGATGGGATACAACATTCCGGGCGGCGGCGCGGCAATGAAATAACGCAAACGCAGCTCTTGAAACTGATTGAAAAAACGAAAGCGGAAGATGTGGATGCGTTAGCGCAAGCTATTCTTGACCAAGCATTGTTACTCGATCAGAATATGCCCGGTGATGATATGACGGTCGTTGTCGTTGGAATTTGCCAAAAAGAGCGGCAAGATTTATCGGTACGGCGCATGGTATTTTCATTGCCTTGCTAA
- the secD gene encoding protein translocase subunit SecD yields the protein MKWNSLSKFILAAVVIIGISAYYMQPLALSIKQGLDLQGGTHVVLEAVDTPEAKVNEDAVARVVKIIEQRVNELGLTEPIIQRQGERRIIVELPGIKDPEKAIDMLGKTAMLEFADEKGAIVLTGTDLKDARAQIDSTKSGNVVALEFSDEGTKKFADLTLKNVGKHISILLDKKILTSPVVNEPITGGKAVITGSRTLDEAQNLAILLRSGSLPVKVEVMEVRTVGPTLGQDSKEKSEKAFTIGIVAIVVFMLLFYRMSGIVANIALLVYVLLLLLTLKMLQATMTLPGIAGIILSMGVAVDANVLIFERFKEEYRSGKTLRAAVDAGFSRAFNTILDSNVSIMITAAVLFLLGTGPIRGFALTLGLGVILSMFTAITVSRFLLKLLMRSNITNNGKFFGA from the coding sequence TTGAAGTGGAATAGCTTATCCAAATTTATTCTGGCGGCTGTCGTAATTATTGGAATTTCGGCTTATTATATGCAGCCGTTGGCATTATCCATCAAGCAGGGGCTTGATTTACAAGGTGGAACGCATGTTGTTCTCGAAGCGGTGGATACACCGGAAGCAAAAGTTAATGAAGATGCTGTCGCGCGGGTTGTAAAGATTATTGAACAGCGCGTTAATGAATTAGGTCTAACCGAACCGATTATTCAACGCCAAGGTGAACGCCGCATCATTGTCGAGTTGCCGGGAATCAAAGATCCTGAAAAAGCAATTGACATGTTGGGCAAAACAGCTATGTTGGAGTTTGCCGATGAAAAGGGTGCCATTGTTCTGACAGGTACTGATTTAAAGGATGCACGCGCGCAAATAGACTCTACTAAGAGCGGCAATGTGGTCGCGTTGGAGTTTTCTGATGAGGGAACCAAGAAATTTGCTGATTTGACTTTGAAAAATGTCGGCAAACATATCAGTATTTTGCTGGATAAAAAAATTCTGACCAGTCCGGTCGTAAATGAACCGATCACCGGCGGCAAAGCCGTAATCACCGGTAGCCGCACGTTGGACGAAGCGCAAAACTTGGCTATTCTGCTGCGTTCCGGCTCACTGCCGGTTAAAGTGGAGGTTATGGAAGTACGTACCGTAGGTCCTACATTGGGACAGGATTCGAAAGAGAAGAGTGAAAAAGCTTTTACGATTGGCATTGTTGCGATTGTCGTATTCATGCTGCTGTTTTACCGTATGTCCGGTATTGTTGCCAATATTGCGTTGCTAGTCTACGTATTGTTACTGCTCCTTACCTTGAAAATGCTGCAGGCGACGATGACGTTGCCCGGAATTGCAGGCATCATCTTGTCAATGGGGGTTGCCGTTGACGCTAATGTTCTAATCTTTGAAAGGTTCAAAGAAGAATACCGCAGCGGCAAGACACTTCGTGCAGCTGTCGATGCCGGTTTTTCTCGCGCTTTCAACACCATTCTTGACTCCAATGTGTCAATTATGATTACTGCGGCTGTATTGTTCCTTCTAGGAACGGGCCCAATCAGAGGATTTGCTTTGACGTTAGGACTCGGCGTTATCTTGAGCATGTTTACAGCAATTACCGTTAGTCGATTCCTGCTTAAACTGCTGATGCGTTCGAACATTACCAATAACGGCAAATTCTTTGGCGCGTAG
- the secF gene encoding protein translocase subunit SecF → MKFDIIGKRYWWFLLSALIVIPGLISIFTQGFNLGIDFTGGTIIDLKFARPVTVAEVRTVLTEYEMGNSTIQLAATDNAEAAQNVFIRTHVLSNAESQTLFAGMEKKLGKFDVQRSEKVGAVIGSELTKQAVLNLSIVCLLLIAYISYRFEHQIAISAILAILHDVLVVLGIFSLLHKELDASFVAAILTIIGYSMNEAIVVFDRIRENLRTHRKTEPFADLVNRSIAQTYTRSIYTLLTVLFACLSLHFFGGETTKNFSLAMIIGFVSGAYSAIFNASPIWVTWREYSEKKRLAARQG, encoded by the coding sequence ATGAAATTTGATATTATAGGAAAACGCTACTGGTGGTTTTTACTTTCGGCGCTGATTGTTATCCCGGGCCTGATTTCTATTTTTACGCAAGGATTCAATCTGGGCATCGATTTTACTGGCGGCACAATCATTGATTTGAAATTTGCTCGTCCGGTTACGGTTGCTGAAGTTCGAACTGTTTTGACGGAATACGAAATGGGAAATAGTACGATTCAACTTGCAGCCACGGATAATGCGGAAGCGGCGCAAAATGTTTTTATTCGTACGCATGTGCTTTCCAATGCAGAAAGCCAGACGCTGTTTGCCGGCATGGAAAAGAAATTAGGCAAGTTTGATGTACAGCGCAGCGAAAAAGTCGGCGCCGTAATTGGTTCAGAACTGACGAAACAGGCCGTTTTAAATCTGTCAATCGTCTGTTTGTTGCTAATTGCCTATATTTCATACCGATTTGAACATCAAATTGCAATTTCGGCCATTTTGGCGATTCTGCATGATGTTCTGGTTGTATTGGGGATTTTTTCGCTGTTGCATAAAGAACTCGACGCTTCTTTTGTTGCGGCAATCCTGACGATCATCGGTTATTCAATGAATGAAGCGATCGTAGTCTTTGACCGAATCCGAGAAAATTTAAGAACGCATCGTAAGACAGAACCGTTTGCCGATCTCGTTAACCGCAGTATTGCGCAAACCTATACCCGTTCGATTTATACGTTGCTGACAGTCTTGTTTGCATGCCTGTCGTTGCATTTTTTTGGCGGCGAAACGACAAAGAACTTTTCGTTGGCAATGATTATCGGTTTTGTTAGCGGCGCTTACTCTGCCATTTTTAATGCCAGCCCGATCTGGGTGACATGGCGTGAATACAGCGAGAAAAAGCGACTTGCAGCGAGACAAGGCTAA
- a CDS encoding adenine phosphoribosyltransferase produces the protein MMKFKDKIRVVMDFPEKGIRFKDITTLLKDGTMFHDAIDEMAKPFHEKNIDLVVGPEARGFVIGTPVAYALKAGFIPVRKPGKLPAETLHYEYSLEYGKDALEVHKDAIEPGQRVLIVDDLLATGGTMKATVAMVEQLGGIVVGLAFLIELEYLNGRKALQNYPIFSLLKY, from the coding sequence ATGATGAAATTTAAAGACAAAATTCGCGTAGTTATGGATTTCCCTGAAAAAGGAATCCGTTTCAAAGATATCACAACCTTGTTGAAAGACGGCACGATGTTTCATGATGCGATTGACGAAATGGCTAAACCTTTTCATGAAAAAAATATTGATCTGGTTGTTGGCCCAGAAGCGCGTGGTTTTGTCATCGGCACACCGGTGGCTTACGCCTTGAAAGCCGGTTTCATCCCCGTGCGTAAACCGGGCAAACTACCGGCAGAAACGTTACATTACGAATATAGCCTTGAATACGGCAAAGATGCGCTAGAAGTCCATAAGGACGCTATTGAACCGGGGCAGCGAGTCTTGATTGTCGACGATCTACTCGCTACCGGCGGTACAATGAAAGCAACCGTTGCAATGGTCGAACAGTTAGGCGGCATTGTTGTCGGACTGGCTTTTCTTATTGAATTAGAATATCTAAACGGCCGTAAGGCGTTGCAAAATTATCCGATTTTTTCTTTGCTGAAGTATTAA
- a CDS encoding bifunctional (p)ppGpp synthetase/guanosine-3',5'-bis(diphosphate) 3'-pyrophosphohydrolase produces the protein MQVDADVKIEDIVKQIQTYQPDAPIDLVRQAFSYSRAAHTGQTRASGEEYIFHPLGVAKILAELQIDAMTISASLLHDVVEDTVVSLDDLEKIFGKEIAMLVDGVTKLNRIEYKSKEEQQLENYRKMFLAMAKDIRVVLIKLADRLHNMRTLKHVPEHKQRRIASETLEIFAPLAHRLGMSTVKWELEDLAFRYLEPEKYYELVEKVKQKRREREQMITEAVRILSERLAEVGIQAEIQGRPKHFYSIYKKMIKGNKDLSEIYDLSAIRIMVENVKDCYGALGMVHTLWKPLPLRFKDYIAMPKSNLYQSLHTTVIGVEGQPLEIQIRTAEMHRIAECGIAAHWRYKEGGKGGSKDFDQKLSWLRQLLEWQQDLRDPREFMETVKLDVFADEVFVFTPRGDVVDLPAGSVPIDFAYRIHTDVGHRCIGARINGKMVPLEHKLTNGDIVEIITTKHGNGPSRDWLNIAGSSDTRNKIRQWFKKEKRDENILKGREGLERESKKLGYDLKELLKSDRLMEVAKKFNIASNEDLLAAIGYGGVAPHGVLTKLVESYKKDHHQTADKPTVSQLLSQLKPRGTRVKGNNGILVEGEAGLMVRLARCCNPLPGDIIVGYITRGRGVSVHRADCPNLAVNPEEYERMIQVSWDGAGDNLYRVTMEITALDRTNLVTDVMAILSETKTKIYSINAQLMKDSKAIISITVEIGDLSHLENVMTKIRRVKDVYTVYRANPMSGA, from the coding sequence ATGCAAGTTGACGCAGACGTTAAAATTGAAGATATCGTCAAACAAATTCAAACTTATCAGCCCGACGCACCAATTGATTTGGTGCGTCAGGCCTTTTCCTATTCCCGCGCTGCTCACACCGGACAAACACGAGCTTCCGGTGAAGAATACATTTTTCATCCATTGGGTGTGGCTAAAATCTTGGCCGAACTTCAGATCGACGCAATGACAATCAGTGCGTCACTATTGCATGACGTGGTAGAAGATACCGTGGTTAGCCTTGATGACTTAGAAAAAATATTCGGCAAGGAAATTGCCATGTTAGTCGATGGGGTTACAAAATTAAATCGCATCGAATACAAATCAAAAGAAGAACAGCAATTGGAAAATTATCGCAAAATGTTCTTGGCTATGGCCAAGGATATCCGCGTCGTTTTGATTAAGTTGGCTGATCGTCTGCATAACATGCGCACGTTAAAGCATGTTCCGGAACATAAACAACGCCGTATCGCCAGTGAAACGCTTGAGATATTTGCGCCGCTTGCACATCGTCTTGGGATGTCGACCGTAAAATGGGAGTTGGAAGATTTAGCTTTTCGTTATCTTGAACCGGAAAAATATTATGAATTAGTCGAAAAGGTCAAGCAAAAACGTCGTGAAAGGGAGCAAATGATTACCGAAGCGGTGCGGATCCTTTCGGAACGACTGGCAGAAGTCGGAATTCAGGCTGAGATTCAAGGCCGACCAAAACATTTTTACAGTATTTATAAAAAGATGATCAAAGGAAATAAAGACCTCAGTGAAATTTATGATTTGTCCGCAATTCGCATTATGGTTGAAAATGTGAAGGACTGTTATGGCGCGCTGGGGATGGTTCATACATTGTGGAAACCTTTGCCGCTTAGGTTTAAAGATTATATTGCCATGCCAAAGTCAAATCTTTATCAATCGTTGCACACTACTGTAATCGGAGTTGAAGGTCAACCCCTTGAAATCCAGATCCGTACGGCGGAAATGCATCGCATTGCCGAATGCGGCATCGCGGCGCATTGGCGCTACAAAGAAGGCGGCAAAGGCGGCAGCAAAGATTTTGACCAAAAATTGTCTTGGCTGCGTCAACTTTTAGAATGGCAACAGGATTTGCGTGATCCGCGTGAATTCATGGAAACCGTCAAACTGGATGTCTTTGCAGATGAAGTGTTCGTCTTTACGCCACGCGGCGACGTAGTTGATTTGCCCGCTGGATCTGTTCCGATCGATTTTGCGTATCGAATTCATACCGACGTCGGCCACCGTTGCATCGGGGCGAGAATTAACGGTAAGATGGTTCCGCTTGAACACAAGCTGACTAATGGCGACATCGTTGAAATTATCACGACGAAACATGGCAATGGGCCCAGTCGAGACTGGCTCAATATAGCCGGTTCTTCCGACACGCGCAATAAGATTCGTCAATGGTTCAAAAAAGAAAAACGCGATGAAAATATACTCAAAGGACGCGAAGGTCTTGAAAGAGAAAGTAAGAAGCTCGGTTATGACCTAAAGGAACTCCTTAAGAGCGACCGATTGATGGAAGTAGCGAAAAAATTCAATATTGCCAGCAACGAAGACTTACTCGCTGCGATTGGTTATGGCGGCGTTGCTCCACACGGTGTTCTTACGAAACTGGTCGAGTCTTATAAGAAAGATCATCATCAGACTGCCGATAAGCCGACCGTGTCGCAGCTTTTATCGCAATTGAAACCGCGTGGTACGCGCGTCAAAGGGAATAACGGTATTTTGGTCGAAGGCGAAGCCGGTTTGATGGTTCGCCTGGCTCGATGCTGTAATCCGTTGCCGGGAGATATCATTGTTGGTTATATTACCCGTGGGCGCGGAGTCTCAGTGCATCGGGCGGATTGTCCCAATCTGGCTGTAAATCCGGAAGAGTATGAACGTATGATCCAGGTTTCCTGGGACGGTGCTGGTGATAATTTGTACCGCGTAACGATGGAAATTACGGCACTTGATCGAACAAATCTAGTCACCGATGTGATGGCAATCCTATCGGAAACAAAAACAAAAATTTATTCAATCAATGCTCAGTTGATGAAAGACAGTAAAGCCATCATCAGCATTACTGTAGAAATCGGCGATTTAAGTCATTTGGAAAATGTTATGACCAAAATTCGTCGCGTCAAGGATGTTTACACTGTTTATCGAGCAAATCCAATGTCAGGAGCTTGA
- the dtd gene encoding D-aminoacyl-tRNA deacylase — translation MRAVVQRTTSSSVWVEGQCISEIKEGLTVLLGVSRGDTEADALYLADKITQLRIFSDTAGKMNRSILDESGELLVISQFTLLADCRKGRRPSFDQSAPPQEAVALYDFFVSACRERGLTVKTGKFQAEMLIRLENHGPVTILLDSSRLF, via the coding sequence ATGCGTGCAGTAGTTCAACGCACCACGTCATCTAGCGTCTGGGTAGAAGGCCAATGCATTTCAGAAATCAAAGAGGGGCTAACTGTGTTGCTCGGTGTATCCAGGGGCGACACAGAGGCCGACGCGCTTTATTTGGCTGATAAAATTACACAGCTACGTATTTTTAGCGATACCGCTGGCAAAATGAATCGGTCTATTTTAGATGAAAGCGGCGAATTACTCGTAATATCGCAATTCACGCTATTGGCTGATTGTCGCAAGGGCCGTCGTCCTAGCTTTGATCAGTCTGCACCGCCGCAAGAAGCGGTGGCTCTCTATGATTTTTTTGTTTCAGCTTGTCGTGAGCGCGGTTTGACTGTTAAAACTGGAAAATTTCAAGCTGAAATGCTCATACGTCTTGAGAATCATGGCCCGGTCACAATATTACTGGATAGTTCTCGCTTATTCTAA
- a CDS encoding MBL fold metallo-hydrolase: protein MQAIMLQVGALGTNCYILYCEKTLQAAVIDPGGDAAEIMNEIGRRNLTVAYILNTHGHADHIGANDEIKARTNAPICIHEADAAMLTSAQKNLSLYIGQQISGNQADRLLADGDLIELGEIKLTVVHTPGHTPGGICFVGEDFVFSGDTLFAQSVGRTDFPGGSHVQLVNSIKNKLMALPDAMQVFPGHGPATTIGEERTMNPFIQ, encoded by the coding sequence ATGCAAGCCATTATGCTGCAAGTCGGTGCCTTGGGCACGAATTGTTATATTTTGTACTGTGAAAAAACTTTGCAGGCGGCAGTTATCGATCCTGGCGGCGATGCCGCTGAAATCATGAACGAAATCGGTCGGCGCAATCTGACGGTTGCCTATATTTTGAATACGCACGGACACGCAGATCATATCGGTGCCAATGATGAGATCAAAGCACGAACCAATGCACCAATATGCATCCATGAAGCCGATGCGGCGATGCTGACGAGCGCACAGAAAAATCTCTCATTGTATATCGGTCAGCAAATTAGCGGCAATCAGGCAGATCGTCTGCTTGCGGACGGCGATCTGATCGAATTGGGTGAAATCAAGCTCACGGTTGTGCATACGCCTGGACATACGCCGGGGGGGATTTGTTTTGTCGGTGAAGATTTCGTCTTCAGCGGCGACACTTTATTTGCGCAATCAGTCGGAAGAACGGATTTTCCCGGCGGTTCGCACGTTCAGCTTGTTAACAGCATTAAGAACAAGCTAATGGCGCTTCCCGATGCGATGCAAGTTTTTCCAGGGCATGGTCCGGCAACGACAATTGGCGAAGAACGTACAATGAACCCTTTTATTCAATAA
- a CDS encoding AI-2E family transporter, with product MVKNYTDLWKWFLGAIGIYFASQLTTIYIPIMLAIVIAFILNPFVNWLCEIFPLIGRGSSVLLAFLCMLLVFSGIGMFVLIPFIHEFDNFMINVPILLTKIQTALEALQHNTWGMPWNVNLMLDRMLDSVTSLSTEAARNILNTLVGMASRIIELIVVPVLTFYFLRDGRLLRDKFINLYSIEKRPKVQTVLAEFAKVISGYIHGQAWISSIIGLLVFAGMYLLGVDYPMVWGLLATCTEMIPIIGPIIGAIPAIILAYLVSPSLAVKVIVFYIVIHQLENHIIVPNVMGHVIELHPVLVIISLLIGGKLLGIMGMIIAVPAAALLKVLLQQFGLTER from the coding sequence ATGGTGAAAAATTATACGGATTTGTGGAAATGGTTTTTAGGGGCAATAGGAATCTACTTTGCTAGTCAGTTAACGACTATTTATATCCCCATCATGTTGGCAATTGTAATTGCTTTCATCCTAAATCCTTTCGTAAACTGGTTGTGTGAAATTTTCCCGCTCATTGGAAGGGGGAGCTCGGTACTCTTGGCATTCCTATGCATGCTGCTTGTTTTTTCAGGCATTGGAATGTTCGTACTGATACCGTTCATACACGAATTTGACAATTTTATGATCAACGTGCCCATTCTGCTAACAAAAATTCAGACGGCGCTGGAAGCTTTGCAACACAACACTTGGGGTATGCCTTGGAATGTCAATTTGATGCTGGATCGTATGCTCGATAGTGTTACATCCTTATCGACAGAAGCGGCGCGCAATATCCTCAACACACTGGTTGGCATGGCTAGCCGCATCATTGAATTGATTGTCGTTCCCGTACTTACCTTCTATTTTTTACGCGATGGTAGATTGCTACGGGATAAGTTTATTAATCTATATTCCATTGAAAAACGCCCAAAAGTACAAACCGTTCTGGCGGAATTTGCCAAAGTAATCAGTGGCTACATACATGGACAAGCATGGATCAGTAGCATTATCGGCCTGCTTGTTTTTGCGGGAATGTATCTGTTAGGTGTTGATTATCCAATGGTTTGGGGATTATTGGCCACTTGCACGGAAATGATTCCCATCATTGGTCCGATTATAGGTGCAATTCCAGCCATCATCTTGGCTTATCTTGTCTCACCGTCATTGGCAGTTAAAGTCATTGTTTTTTACATTGTGATTCATCAACTTGAAAATCATATCATCGTACCGAATGTTATGGGACATGTAATCGAGCTGCATCCGGTATTAGTCATCATTAGTCTCTTGATAGGCGGTAAATTGCTTGGCATCATGGGAATGATCATCGCGGTTCCGGCCGCGGCCCTGTTAAAAGTTCTTTTACAGCAATTTGGGTTAACAGAAAGATAG
- a CDS encoding Fur family transcriptional regulator, with protein MQMDMTAIRQKFQEKQYKFTPQRQTILQAFADHGDRHLSAEEVHGIVKQKTADIGLATVYRTLEILSELDILQKNDFGDGRNRYEVSAANMTHHHHHLICLSCHAVKEFEDDLLETLECAIAKKSDFLIVDHHLKFYGYCQDCRTKHE; from the coding sequence TTGCAAATGGATATGACTGCTATTCGTCAAAAATTTCAAGAAAAACAATATAAGTTTACTCCGCAGCGTCAGACGATTTTACAGGCGTTTGCTGATCATGGGGATCGGCATCTGAGTGCGGAAGAAGTACATGGTATTGTCAAGCAAAAAACTGCCGACATAGGCTTGGCTACCGTTTACCGTACACTTGAAATACTCAGCGAACTCGATATCCTGCAAAAAAATGATTTTGGCGACGGACGCAATCGTTATGAAGTAAGTGCAGCAAATATGACGCATCATCACCATCATTTAATTTGTCTTTCCTGTCATGCAGTTAAGGAATTTGAAGATGACTTATTGGAAACTTTAGAATGCGCCATTGCAAAAAAGAGCGATTTTCTTATTGTTGACCACCATTTGAAGTTTTATGGCTATTGCCAAGATTGTCGTACTAAGCATGAATAG